CATGTGAcggaaaaattccttttcgattgactgaaaaagaagtttgagaaataaattgaGATACATTTCTAATCATAAACCAGGATATCGTAGGAATTACGGGTCCTTTTCGTAAATAATCCGTCACAaatgttaaaagaaaaatagaactcACGATGATTCTATAAAAAGTAGCCATTTATTGCAGGACTGAGTATACGTAAGCGTAAGCTCATCTCGTTACGGAGAGAAAATCTCTTGAAGAACAAATTCAGCGCATGGACAACGGATTCATTGAGTAATGCGGAGACGAAAAGATTATTACGGTCTCTCTTTATGCGTTAAATATGTATACATAGCTAATGTAAACAATCGTGACTTTCTCCTGGTAGCAAAGCTTCAAGATTCCATTTCCCAATGTCAACAACTTTTGACGGCTCATTATCTGAATCACGAGAAAATCGATATATTTTAATTATCGAACGAATCTTTAACACGAGTAAAAATTTCTCACCTCTTGTTATGTAATGAGAAGGAAGTTCAAATTTCCACCGTCGTTGGCacggctgaaaaaaaatcaacgacaAACGTCTATATTGCAATGgtgcacagttttttttttaggattttttatttttttctaaactattATTGTTTGCcctataattaattaaagaagAAGTAATTCAAATTGTGTGCAGACAATAACGAACAGAAATGCGACTAATTTACCTAAGTGATTATAACTATGCAATTATAACTATAACAAAAACTACAAACATTTGCAAATATTggagaaaaagattttaaaaaattactcttTCACGTCCAAAGTTATTTTCCGGATTGGGATTGAAATTATCAGTTTTCCCATATGTTAAACATGAACTGCAGCAAGACTCCGCTGTTTTCAATTCCGAACGTAAAACTCGTAAAGCACAGTATACCCGAGCATGTTTATTGTATGttgcaatttttcagaaagaagatgaaaattttctaataattgGAACCAAATCAACACTTAATCTCTTCCTATGGATACCTTAGGAACTTTAGGAAGGAAGGAGCACAACAGAATATTCCTcgatatttttccaaaataaaaaaaagtcaaaaaaaaatcaaaatacttATGTATCCAgttcaaaataataacaaataatacacAACAACATTTGTAACAATTGAGTAACGTATAGGGCCCATATTCGTTACAAAAGATCAAACCTACCGTAATTCCATCGTTACAATCGTGGTAGAACTTCAAATGTGGATCTATGGTTGTACGTTCAGTAGTAAAACCAGCTAATTCAAAGAAACCGTTCGCGTCCGTATAGCCGCTATCCAGTTCATCGTCTGGATCAGGTCCTATAGAATGGAAATCTACACTGTTTATTTGTCCAATAAGTATAAACGCAAGCTGCGCACGTCCACTCACCGAAATCGTCGTCGACCAGCTTTACTTTCACATCCTTAGCTGGCGTCTTTCCGCACAACAACGTTCCTCGAACCTTTgatcaataatttatttcaaaaaaaaatcgatcgtTTTACTCCATAAAGACAAACTTACTCTATAATTTTGTCGTCCTGGTTGTTTTTGTGGAGCGCTAGAAACGACTGtcacaaaaatgaataaaataatcagcagagatttcatatttttctacttgaaatgatcttttagaaaaatgttcaaagaTAAGGATTTAACTATGGACAATGGCTCACACATCATACACAACAAAATAATACAGGGAAGCACCCATTCAgctttttcataaatttataaatatttttcttctgagaacaTATACATCAAATGAACAATTATATGTGGATATTTCAATGCTCACAATCTTGACTCTCGCTCTCCAGTTCGACCTGAAAAATTGTGAACTCCAGAGAAgatgaagagagaaaaactcGGAAAAATATGATACGGacgtaataaaaattaaaacgaaGCAAGAGATTGTGAAAGGTGATTGAAACCATCAGCATCAAAAGTGGTCATCTTTAAGAGATAACTGGTcagaataaaattagaattccGTGGAATTTCGTTCCAGAAAGTTCCAGAACGTTTGgaacaaaaaggcaaaaaaaatactgttcaGCAGTTGAAAAAACCGAATACAAAcatataagcaaaaaaaactacaacacACGTTTGTGgttaattttcaaagtttttttttttggaggtttCTTGAGCCATTTTTTTGGGTGGAAGAAGCGGAACGTGTAGATCGAAACAGTTTTGCAGCTATTTGATAGCTTACCTCTAGATTCAACGTTCCTAAATCCATTGCTTCTAGCGGCTCTGATCCTGAATAGATATATTTGCTTGGGATCCTTATAATCCATTCCCGTTGACATGGCTGAAATCAACGAATACATCGAGGGAAGACGGACGTAGATCAAAAGGGCAGGGAAgacaataaaggataaaagataaagcgTCTTGCATTGATTAACACGCCTGGGATGCAGCAAcgcatttatttcaattcagaatcgtttgaggtttacaaacgcaTACCAGTCTCAGCGCATCTAGTCCAAACAATGACCCGTGGGGGCAAGCCGATGaataaagtcagtgttttctccTATAAGAAGTGTgctaccaatttgtcgaccccggagggatgaaatacTTGGTCAGTACCAGGGCGGTCTCGAACAATAGAACAACCGTGCTATATCAGCGAAATCTCTTACTGACTGCCCTACATCGCCCAGGCTTATTTGATCTCCGAAATCACCATCCATCTGTCGAAACCGAATTCCgcaaaaatcaaagttttgGCGTCGATCTTCCCGAAAAATAATCTTGAAAATAGAAGCAATTCTTGATATCAAAACACTACAAGATCAACTATtgtcgcgtcaaaacgacttggagATCAACACCTCGTTTGGTGTAGTTGCGCATGTAatcgcgctcgaagcgttgcggAAGGATCAGCAGTCACGAAGGAACCATCATTTGCTCGACTCGAAGTGCAGAGTATTGAGTACTGAGCTATTGTAGTGTTGAGCCAGCGTCCTATTACACGTTTTAGGCGTAACAGTAAGTCGAGTAGTGCGCGGACGAGTTTATCTATGTTCTTCACACAGCACGAAAGGTTCTTCAAAGCCGGTTTTTGCTCTTTACGGTAGTTATCCGTTCTTTTTCCCCATAATGTGCCctcttttcctacttttcatGTTGTAAAGTTTCGATTCTTCTACGTTGTGccgtttttagttttttaaatgttacaTGTATATTACAGCATGAATGATATTATGTTGTCTTAGTAAAGTCCTTTAAGTTTAGTTTTATGGTTTGTTTTCGGCTCCTCTGAGATCTTTGTTCTTAGAGGTTTGATTTCTGTCTTATTTCTGTGTAATTGCTGATAGGTAACCTTGTTAGAGGAAAGATTTTGGGATATCACCATGGTTCCGATCATGCGGTCCGCGATTTTTCCgtgttctgttatttgggttTACCAGCTAATCTTTCCCTTTATCACTGTGTAGTTCCTTAAAATATGTAGTTCGtcctttcatttccttctgtttcttttAAGAGCAACAGTAAAACTGCAGCTGTTGCATGGAATCGATATGGTCGCTGTAAGGTGTCTCCAATTGCCGCTCCCCATACCGTGAACTGGAATTCGTAGTCTTCATGCGTCGCATCGCCTCCGGCGACCAtgtcaacaaaaaagtgaCAGAGAATGTGCAACTTAACATCACAGGCTTATGCATAAATGCAGGAAGatgtgaaatttcaaaagaaaattctccttCGAGGAGATCTTACCTTTCCGTGATCGTTACAATCGTGGTAAATTCGCAGCTCTGGATCAATAGGCGTCAATTCAGAAGCCGATCCACTGACACTGAACAGTCCATCAGCCTTAGTGAACATATTGTCTAATGTGTCATCAGGATCCCctgaaacagaagaaaagagttaGAGTTTATCAGtctcatagaagaaaaatgtagtcACCATGATCTTCATCCAGTAATTTCACTTGAACATTTGCTGCTGGTTGGCTGCCACACATTAGCTTCCCTTTCACCGCAACACTTTGTGTTCGAAAGGCATGTGAAACAATTATTATTACCGATAGTGCTGCTATAGCTAAGGTAAATTTCATGACTGAAAGTTCAATTATGGGTAATTATAAGTTCGCTTcatgaagtaaaaaataaacgtCTGTGAAGCAATGGGTAACTTTGTCAAATAATCAAGAATGTAAGTGAAGACTCCAGCGAAACCACAGATACAGATGCTAGTGAATCAATGGAAGAGAAgagttgatttttcttcgaagggaAAAATCAACGCTTCTCTTCGAACGTCTCAGGCGATATATACTGATACAATCACGTAGATAGTCGGGCTTATTTTTTGTATGGTGCACGTGTGCAAATAGCATACTTTAAGAATCTACAGACGGCGTGCCATATATATTCAACCGCATTAAGAAGATGCATCTCCGATAAGGACGAGAGTGGAGTGTCGGAGAAAGGTTCATGCATTGCAGTAAATGCGTCAGATCTGACCGATTGAATAGATTTGGCGCAAACTATGGACGGAAAGAGAAGGTTTGAGGATATCTCACGTGATTTTAGGAAATCTGAAAGTGCCGCTTCTTATACCTCTCGTCAACCacgagtgtgtgtgtgtgtgtaaagAGGCCTTAACTCTTCCTCTTTATTAGTGTCgagattttttctacaatcctCACTTATCCCTACATAGAACACAGGATCACGTGAGGAAAGAGATGgatgaatagaaatttgaGATCTTTAACGACACTAGACAGTGGTGTTGAGTCTTGGGTGGGCCgtcaccacaaaaaaaaggattctcGATGTCCGACTTTCAATCAATCTCGGAACGATGATGACTCAGTGTGTATCTCTTGTGAGTTGAGTTgcacacgaggttgttacaatttttattttcaactgGTGTTTCGATGGATCCCCCTCCCCctttcagagcctgaaaaagtaaaatcgaAAGTGATCCATTGGGAAAATGCCTTATGCACCCATCAAAGAAAATCCCAAGTTTATTTTCGGATCTACTAGTTAGAGGTGGTAGTGCAAATCGATTACGGAGGACGACGCAATCCTTGAAATAGCAGAATTTCTTTCTACTGGTGAAGTACACCAGGAAAAGTGGCTCGAACAATCAAAGAAAATCCGTAAAGATAGAGGAAGTTTCCGCATCATTGAGAGGTATTCATTCTCGTGGTTAATTTTTGGgcttataaaaaataaatcaagaagGTCTGTGCGGATCCTGCGACTACTGTTCATAATGCGAGGGTACAATGTAGTAACATATTTATTCTGACTAACTAAAATAACCATCTTATCTAGCAAAATAAGGTTTGTGCACGCACATGACCACAGGACTTTCATCACCCGCAGAAGTTGCGTCCATGTGCATAGCGAGAGGAAATGATCGTGAGCCATAGTCtaatcaaaatattttgattcaCTGCGCAATATAGCACAAACGTTTATGTAAAAGTGAAGTGGATCTTAGTCTTGTTGATTATACGACAAATATTCCGTGATACTTTCTCCCCGACAGTTTTTGATCTACCTTATCGATAGTCCCTAATCATTCGGATGTGCGTGCCATGCATCTCATTCCCAATAGGGGTGGCAGatcgattttttcaaattttttcaatgactGCATGAGCTTTAACGTGTCCGACAGTGCTTAAACAGACACGCGGGAATGACAAGCAGCACAGAGATCGCGTAATTCTCCCCGGActctatttttgatttatcaCGTAGCAGGATGACACAACGTTGCATTATCACTATTTGGAGAGATTTAAAATGATGCTGGACCTCTTACAGACCTTGTTTTTACTTCATCACAATCGAAGAGCTTAGTGAGCACGATCTCTTCTACTCCCAAgacgaaaaggaaaacaattcAGTTGTGTTCAGTTCAGTTGGTTCAAAAGTCTACTAGTCGCTTTGCAGGCAACATCAGAGCTCCTCAAGCACTAGGGATCTCTTAAAATATACGGATTTGCGATACAGCAAATAATAACGCTGCTGAGCAATTGTCCGACGTGTTCCGTATTTCGCTGGACTGGGCAATACTATAGCCAGATTAGAAGCTTGGCCATGGGAAAAAGAGTTACTCCTACGTTAGTCGTTTATTCTATGTCTAGGTAGAAAAAACCTCTACTGAAATGCAAACCTATTTTGTACTGTCGATAGATGAGTGCTGCATTATGTGTCTAATGCAAGCCGAAAGAGACAATCAAAATCCTTCAATCTCTTAAATAAGCAATCCCAGTACATAAAGTTCACGAGGGAAAACCTAAAGATAATCGGCAGCTGTTTCTCAATGTCAGATTCATTTGGGGAAAATGGAAGAGAAAGTGGCATCCAAAACCGACTTGTAGGAATATTTTAATTCATTATCATTCAGCCCACCCCTGGAGAACCGAATagtcagtcattgaaaatatgctCAAGACAGCTGAAACGGTCTCATCTAAGACTCTAGGCTACATTGCCTCCGTAAACATTTCTAACCACATCGCTCAATCTAATAGTTACCCAGCAAAGGTTTCCCATTGGAAACGGAGCCATGTAACAGAGCACCGGGGCCACATGGTACAACAGACAAAGGACAAGACAAAGgtgggtttctgttttccttcCATTCCGGATAAATGCAATACAGTGCGGGCAAGATCACGACAGACGGGTCTGGAAGAATTAATCAGAGTGGTCAACATACCACCTgcgattctgaaaaaaaacagctagcCTACAATCGGGTCTATGACTGGATTTGTAAGACACTCAACTGCGTCGTTTGTCTGAATTGAAGGCAGGGGTATCAGGAGTCATCTATCCGATCAAATGTCAGTCATGTGGGGCTTTGTACATTGGTGAAACAGGAAGGCCGCTATGTACCCGGTTGAAGGAGAGCACCTAGATGGActcgaaaaatcaaaatcatcaacccttttaggtgctcatcgcagacagtgtcatgacaactttcttttcaatattgGAGTCTATCGATCGTGGACTCGAATTACACGTTTTAGCGCagaaaacattggaagaaTTTTATATAACAACGAAAAGTCcgatcatgaatcgtaaagaagaattcatcgttgtgaccaacgagctggcacCGTATCAAGAGCTTTGCGGGTTGTAACCTACAGGGTCAGATTCAAGGGACACCGTTATTAGTTACTgttagcggcgcaactcttaCAAccggtggtccgctaacatcgcGGTTTTATAGCTATCAAGATGATCACTAATTTTGGTCTGCTTCTGTAATGTTATCTTTGAGTTTATATTATTAGTATTGAGCTCATTaataaacagtaataataaaatagaataagtCTCTTGATTAATTATTAGTAATGAATAAACGTTTggaattattgaattattgaattattgaaCAAATGGATTACTTTTCTTAAAGATTGCGCCTGTTTTCTCACGCTACACAAATTTTGACTACTTGGAAACTTTGTGAtcttgcttaaaggcatcaccccacgaatctggggtggtgcggatttcaggtggagagttcctatacagggtcgtagattatggagaaggggttgattccgtccatttcttcctaattgccgtaagaaacagcCCAGAatatgcggcgcatgcacaaggctggcgcgctccaatcgaactccaatcgattgtagaaaatgaagcgccggaacgctcgaaatcgtatcttccgggccgttttttacgacaattaggaagaaatagacggaatcaccattatctccataatctacgactgcgtataggcataacccacctgaaatccacaccacctcagattcgattTTACAGACCTTCCCTTTATCACAATCTTACAGCTCAGTGACCACGATCTCTTCTGATCCCAtgacaaaagcaaaaacaacatAGTGAATTCAGTGGTCCACTACCGCCCTCgataattttttaatgctCGCACGCaatattcagaaaataaataacaaatagttCGTCAATAACTATACTTTACATTTGTGGTTGGCTTGAAATCAAAGAAGTCGAAACATCTGCGTTTAATTAGAATTTAAGAGaataaatagatgaaataTCGATAACATGGATCAATAAGATCATTTCAAGGACCAAGGATAGGTATGTCAATGAAGGAGGGATTTGAGAAAGAGTTCTTCTTATGTTGGGATGTAATATACTCAAAATAAAGATCATTCAAAGTGACCAATCAATAATCTAATCGGATGAATCGATAAAGAGAGGAAGTACAGAAGAAGCATTTAGaaacgtgtgtgtgtgtgtgtatgtggaGCTCTGTGTGTATGCGGTGTGTGAACCATTGATTGATGGCTTAACATCTGTTATCTCATTCGCTCGGTCTGGACGTCAAAACAGCCGCAGAAAGCGTATGATTTGAGTGAGTTCAATGAGCTTCGCAGAAAACATGGTTATCGATTGATGGAATCGAAGAGATTCTGCGAAGAAAGTTAGCCGAACTGCAACCGGTCTTCTATTGCAACAAATCAACCTTTCGTTTGGATTTCATTGGAAACTGaagtgaatttcttttcaacttcaaatcccatcatctttcttttgttttcgttttctttcttctttctttctttttgatcttTCTCTTGCACAAGCCCCTTACAATCAGAGTGTAATCACATctgatgagaaagaaaaaacaggaaaaaagcaaaagaggaAAGCGTAGAGAAATGGGGgcgaaaaactgagaaaaaacgtAAGGTAGGGTCCAAACGacacgcaactgcgtacgcggcttctctcgaggcggtgcgctggagtgtagcggttaggagcgttgTGGAACACTTGCTGGCTTGCGGGCACCACacatcgttgcagtttgcgacggtatCACattggttccaactgctgcctccaccgcgccgtttcgagcgcgtacgcaaatgcaccgcaaccatactcgtgattcatgtcgttttgacccgactataaacgtTAGTAAACCTATGCTGCAACAGAACATACTCGGCTATCTACGTAGCGATCAAAAGTACGCCTTCGCCGTGCTACGTTCCATTATGCTGCTAAATTACTTAGAGTTGACGTATTCGCGTCGGGACCCTCCCCAATTCAGGGCTCGGGGTGGATGCCAAACAGTGCAACGCTACGCTCGCAATCGCTTACGGCCTCAAATCGCTGTTGCACTCCGAAGGGAATCGCTTACGCCACGTTCCGCACGTTCCGCCCGCAGTTCCGCTAGTGGCTGGCCTTCAGCACGAGAGCTGAGCCAGGACGGAATccgaaaattcgagaaattgttgaaaaaaccAATAATTTTACAAGTGCAAGAAATTGCTTTTGTTTGGAATTTTCGTACAAATTTATAATGATCGCAACAGCCGTATGATAAGATCATAAAGTTACACATAGTAAAATTCATCGTAACGTTCACCTGAGTAAGGTTATGGACAAGAAGACGTAGattccatccaaaaaaaaattccaaaacgaCGCCTGCGATTTACAGTCGTCAGAAGCAGCGAACAGAGGACGTGAGAAACAGTCATGTGCGATCCGAtctcccaacgatgcaacttgttacgcCATAGGGAGCCCTGTCGTCGTGCAACGATTGTAAAATCCAATTAAACTCAACACTATAACTTACATAAGGAGATAAAAGTTCTCCATCTTGCACTCGCTATTGCCCTCACTCTATTGCCcgtgtaataagttgcatcgttggagagaTGGGATGTGGCACATTCACacgcttttttctggatcccTAAGGTGATTACGCTCACACCTGTGAACTAGATCCCAACCACTCTTATCTATTCGTTTAGAGTTTGTCACATCGTCGAATCCGTGATACTTTCTCCCTGACAGTTTTTGATCTACCTTATCGATGGTCCCTAATCGTTCGGATGTGCGCGCCGTGCACCTCATTCCCAGTGGGGATGGTGCATCGATTTTGCTCAACTCGTAAGTTCTCCTCCGCAaacttttccctttttcctcatttccctttctcttttattttggaatcaGTTTAATTTTACAAGATAAATTGTGTTTGAGAGTAGTTCTTCCCCGTTCTCCTCAACCAAACTGTCGCAGATCTTCTCAGAAATAcctttgctttcctttttctttccattttcgtCTCACGAAACTTGCGCTAATTCGGACCTCAGTTTACTGTTTCTTTCAGTTACTTCTCaagttttcctttgttttcatGTGTTTCCTCTACGATCTTAGATATACTAAGTCTATGTAGCCAATCAGCGAGAAAATGTTGGTGAATGCAGCAAGAGGAGTTGCAGTGAATAGCGTCTGCCCGAGATATTGCGTGCGAAATGCTTCCTAGTCTAGAAATCTgttatttgctttcttttttcctctttttatccttctgCTTCTAATtttctgctgattttttttctccaattttctttttcgaggtTTAAGAACGCACCACGAGCCTGTAAAggacttgtgggggctagtAGATGTGTTAAGCCGGTGTTTTCATCATCCCAGAGAAGtgtggtatcaatttatcgacgccggagggTTGGTCGAGACTAGGCGGAATCAAACCTCCGGTCGATCATTCTGCaaccacagcggaacctcttactgactgcgctacatcgtCCCGGTCATgttatagtagagtcaaaccGACACATGAGGCACGGTGCAGGTGCACAAGTGACTGCGTTCAAAGTTGCGCCGTGGAGCTATCGGTTCCGGATCAATGGCACCATCGCGAACTCCGGCAATGAGTATGGCAACAAggcaacgccagaaactttatcctttatcctttatttttgtccTACTCGTCCCCACTATAGATACTAGTTGTACTAGttctacctcgattccaaccgctaccgCACCGATTCGAGCGCACCCACTTTCACAGCTGCACTGACCTTCATGTCCCTACTATAACTTACATGTATTTTTGtactggggcgggtgtggtgtagcggttagaggttccgcttcctgcacaatcagtccgaggttcgaatccgccctagtgctcaccaagcctttcatccctccggggtcgataaattcgtaccagacttgtctgggaggataaaaacactgacttgacccatcggctagccaccgtaaatcattgtataggccagatacacgttcgtaaacctcaaacgattctgaattgaagtgaacgtgggggcgcattccaagcggattgatcaacgccaggaactttatcctttatcctttatttttgccCTACTCGTCCCCACTATAGATACTAGTtgtctttttagttttttttttcgtgttttaaCTTTTTAACTTGGACATTCTACATATAtttagtcgggtcagaacgacttGAAGCCTAGTCCAATTATGCAAGCGGCTGGGGCATCTTCGCTTGCTGCAGTTGAACTGCAGAGAAGTGTTCCATCTCGATCACAGCTCCATGTGCAATTCTACACATTTTAGGTCGTATTTATTGCATATGGCATCGCTTTTGATTAGTATTCAAATTTCATTTACTAGTTCAAAGAGTGGCTCTTATGCACCTTACCAACTAACTCAGAAAATCTTCCGGAAAACTTCGGCCTACCctcttccattattttctgaattctgCATTGTCGTCTTTAGCATCGTGTTCACTGTTCGATTTCGTATTCCTATGACATCGATAGTTGTGTCGTCTACGAGAATATACTGCTCGGAAGTTCTTATTCTTCCATGACCCTGGAATAATCGGTCCTACTCCTCACCTGGAAGCCGTGTGTACAAGATCGTCATGTTATTTTTACGATTATATGTATTATCTACGAAGAATAGGGTTGTGTGACGTTGTGTTACGTACTGTTCGCAAGATCGAATCGTTGcgtgcaaatttttgcagtgcCTGTGCTTATCGTATCGTGGCACAGCCTTTTTCATCGAAATATATTTTGCGTTTGTGTGAGCTTTTGAACGTCTTCATCCCGCTATTGATTTTGTTCTTACAATCATATGATCATTCTTTTATGTGTGCTCGAACTGGCGAAAAGGGACTCTCACTTATCTCTGCAGTATGATTGGAGTTAGTGATGGTCCTAGCTAGTTCGCTACTACGCTTGGATCAAGTTTCAGGTCATTTTAACGCATCTAACCCCAATTTGCGATCTCTAACACTAAACACAACTGTAAACATACTCAGTCCTCGACAGGAATTTATAAGGATCACTCCCTTTTTTACAATGAATCAAGCAACAATAagattatttttgctttaaaaaaagtcgttttggatcaccttgatcaccttgactcccgttgatcttcgaactggtcgagcgggcgccagtaattcttccatttgtcccgatcgcgtgccagagtagcccagtggttcctcctttcgcgtgggacacgaagagcatcatatttttctttcaaggacttcgtgaagaaatctgaccatcgggtcggcggtcttcctgtagtgcgcttaatatcgcggggaacccagtcgctcacggctctggtccaacggttgtcattaaagcgcatcacgtgtccggcccaccttattttactttccttggcaaacgcggcggcgtctctaatcttcgatcgctgacgtaggagagaacttcgaatcccgtccctcacttgcgtgaaacgggatactctagcatcactctctcaattgcgcgttcaatgacgctcaccgcgttttcttcctgcttgcgaaatgcccaggtttccgaagcataggtcaaagcaggaagtacggtggtgttgaagaggtgagcacggagccgggtgttcctggtcttcttcactacatcctcgatgctcttgtacgctccccaagccgctcgtctcctcctgcccagctcgggggtcaggtcgttcatcatgttcagttcccgacccagataaa
This window of the Necator americanus strain Aroian chromosome III, whole genome shotgun sequence genome carries:
- a CDS encoding hypothetical protein (NECATOR_CHRIII.G12845.T3), which codes for MCGSQPAANVQVKLLDEDHGDPDDTLDNMFTKADGLFSVSGSASELTPIDPELRIYHDCNDHGKPCQREWIIRIPSKYIYSGSEPLEAMDLGTLNLEVELESESQDFVSSAPQKQPGRQNYRVRGTLLCGKTPAKDVKVKLVDDDFGPDPDDELDSGYTDANGFFELAGFTTERTTIDPHLKFYHDCNDGITPCQRRWKFELPSHYITRDNEPSKVVDIGKWNLEALLPGESHDCLH
- a CDS encoding hypothetical protein (NECATOR_CHRIII.G12845.T1), whose protein sequence is MKSLLIILFIFVTVVSSAPQKQPGRQNYRVRGTLLCGKTPAKDVKVKLVDDDFGPDPDDELDSGYTDANGFFELAGFTTERTTIDPHLKFYHDCNDGITPCQRRWKFELPSHYITRDNEPSKVVDIGKWNLEALLPGESHDCLH
- a CDS encoding hypothetical protein (NECATOR_CHRIII.G12845.T2) — encoded protein: MKFTLAIAALSVIIIVSHAFRTQSVAVKGKLMCGSQPAANVQVKLLDEDHGDPDDTLDNMFTKADGLFSVSGSASELTPIDPELRIYHDCNDHGKLHILCHFFVDMVAGGDATHEDYEFQFTVWGAAIGDTLQRPYRFHATAAVLLLLLKETEGNERTNYIF
- a CDS encoding hypothetical protein (NECATOR_CHRIII.G12846.T1); the encoded protein is MRKLEWDDMGVKVDGRQLHHLRFADDIVLVTPSISQAERMLTEFDETCGCIGLQLNLQKTMFMRNGWVSDAPFTLNGTDISECTSYVYLGRELNMMNDLTPELGRRRRAAWGAYKSIEDVVKKTRNTRLRAHLFNTTVLPALTYASETWAFRKQEENAVSVIERAIERVMLEYPVSRK